Proteins encoded by one window of Gordonia jinghuaiqii:
- a CDS encoding ATP-binding protein, protein MVLGRAREQLAIDRVVSAARIGTSGVLALTGEPGVGKTALLRWTLTRLDGFRVLRAVGTEPEREVPFAGLLGLLRPALHLMDGIAAPQARALAMALALEEGEAGDRFAIGAATLSLLSRYADDGPVAVLVDDLQWIDGPSVDALLFAARRLSADPIAVVLAGREDEVGEVLAGVDEVRLSGIDRAGVRALVDSLTGAPVNEEWVTRVFELTGGNPLAVAELAVNPDALPPRASAVPATLSASLVDAFSRRLRPLDDTTRAVLLVAVICNGDLRLTGVVCAASDLDPGRLALAADAGLVEVTGGEITFRHPLVRSAIYRDAAPDRRRSVHAAVAAALPAEDVDRRAWHLAEALWAPDAEAAALLHSAGERAADRSAWSVASAAYERAARLSPTAESANGRLLAAASAAWSAGHGPRALALLDELTAAPRSGTEVQALELRAVIAARSGSLREGITLLERAALAGDSPDTRARLLAEAMHANFFLADGTVTRRLVGPLSEALAGATTARARAMGTLALGVAKVLAGTGGIAELRAVVPLLADNPELHGDEYDTSWLLYAPLFLRDTGTGRGLRARIEDARGRAGVGVLPGLLFQVARDGATSDAWHRAAADYTEAIRLARDTGQTTELAMGLAGLAWLQARTGQDDDCRTHAQQALALGHDREIRAAQMWALLALGDLALAGTDVQETLRRLRAVDELLTERGVDDPDLSPHPDLVDTLLRLGRPAEATRLAHDHLLAADRKGQPWSRARARRAVGLVTPDFDEPFGQALDLHADTPDVFETARTELAFGERLRRDARRVEARRHLREALRTFSGLGAEPWADRAATELDLTGERVEHRPLGGVAALTPQELQVGLLLADGRTTREAAAALFLSPKTVEYHLRKVYRKLGIRSRAELSEAVTSAC, encoded by the coding sequence GTGGTTCTCGGACGGGCACGCGAACAGCTGGCCATCGACCGGGTCGTGTCCGCGGCCCGGATCGGCACCAGCGGCGTCCTCGCGCTGACCGGTGAGCCGGGTGTCGGGAAGACCGCGCTGCTGCGCTGGACCCTGACCCGACTCGACGGGTTCCGGGTGTTGCGCGCCGTCGGCACCGAACCCGAACGCGAGGTTCCCTTCGCCGGCCTCCTCGGTCTCCTGAGGCCCGCCCTGCACCTGATGGACGGGATCGCCGCACCCCAGGCCCGGGCGCTGGCGATGGCGCTGGCACTCGAGGAGGGTGAGGCCGGGGACCGCTTCGCGATCGGCGCGGCAACCCTGAGCCTGCTGTCCCGCTACGCCGACGACGGGCCCGTCGCGGTGCTCGTCGACGACCTCCAGTGGATCGACGGCCCGTCGGTGGACGCGTTGCTGTTCGCGGCCCGCAGGCTCAGCGCCGATCCGATAGCCGTCGTGCTCGCCGGTCGCGAGGACGAGGTCGGCGAGGTACTGGCCGGAGTCGACGAAGTGCGCCTGTCCGGGATCGACCGGGCCGGGGTGCGCGCGCTCGTGGACTCCCTCACCGGAGCGCCGGTGAACGAGGAGTGGGTGACGCGCGTGTTCGAGCTCACCGGCGGGAACCCGCTGGCGGTGGCCGAACTCGCGGTGAACCCCGATGCGCTCCCGCCGCGGGCCTCGGCGGTGCCTGCGACCCTGTCCGCCTCACTCGTCGATGCGTTCTCCCGGCGGTTGCGGCCGCTCGACGACACCACCCGCGCGGTGCTCCTGGTCGCGGTCATCTGCAACGGCGATCTCCGGCTGACCGGCGTGGTCTGTGCGGCGTCGGACCTGGACCCGGGCCGGCTCGCGCTGGCCGCCGACGCCGGGCTCGTCGAGGTCACCGGTGGTGAGATCACCTTCCGGCACCCGCTGGTGCGATCGGCGATCTACCGCGACGCCGCACCGGACCGGCGTCGTTCGGTACACGCCGCGGTTGCCGCGGCGCTACCTGCCGAGGACGTCGATCGTCGTGCCTGGCACCTCGCCGAGGCGCTGTGGGCTCCGGACGCCGAGGCCGCGGCGCTCCTGCACTCCGCGGGCGAGCGTGCCGCGGATCGTTCCGCGTGGTCCGTGGCCTCGGCGGCCTACGAACGGGCCGCCCGGCTCAGTCCCACCGCCGAGTCGGCGAACGGGCGCCTGCTGGCCGCGGCCTCGGCCGCCTGGTCGGCCGGGCACGGTCCCCGCGCGCTGGCGCTGCTGGACGAGCTGACCGCCGCGCCGCGATCCGGCACCGAGGTGCAGGCGCTCGAGCTGCGCGCCGTGATCGCGGCGCGCAGCGGTTCGTTGCGTGAGGGCATCACCCTGCTGGAGCGGGCCGCACTCGCCGGCGATTCACCCGACACGCGTGCCCGACTGCTGGCCGAGGCGATGCATGCGAACTTCTTCCTCGCCGACGGCACGGTGACCCGCAGGCTCGTCGGACCGTTGAGCGAGGCGCTGGCCGGCGCCACGACCGCCCGTGCCCGCGCGATGGGCACGCTCGCTCTGGGAGTGGCCAAGGTCCTCGCGGGCACCGGCGGCATCGCCGAGCTGCGCGCAGTCGTCCCGCTCCTCGCCGACAACCCGGAGTTGCATGGCGACGAGTACGACACCTCGTGGTTGCTCTATGCGCCGCTGTTCCTCCGCGACACCGGCACCGGGCGCGGATTGCGCGCCCGCATCGAAGATGCGCGCGGGCGGGCGGGCGTGGGCGTCCTGCCCGGGCTGCTCTTCCAGGTGGCGCGCGACGGCGCCACCTCCGATGCGTGGCACCGGGCCGCGGCGGACTACACCGAGGCGATCCGGCTGGCCCGCGACACCGGGCAGACCACGGAACTGGCCATGGGTCTGGCCGGCCTGGCCTGGTTGCAGGCACGCACCGGCCAGGACGACGACTGCCGGACCCATGCACAGCAGGCCCTGGCACTGGGCCACGACCGGGAGATCCGCGCCGCGCAGATGTGGGCACTGCTCGCACTCGGCGACCTCGCCCTGGCCGGGACCGATGTGCAGGAGACGCTCCGGCGGCTCCGGGCCGTCGACGAGCTCCTCACCGAGAGGGGCGTGGACGATCCCGATCTCTCGCCACACCCCGATCTGGTCGACACGCTGCTGCGGCTGGGGCGTCCGGCGGAGGCGACGCGGCTGGCGCACGATCATCTGCTCGCGGCCGACCGGAAGGGCCAGCCGTGGTCGCGGGCGCGGGCGAGGCGAGCTGTCGGGCTGGTCACCCCCGACTTCGACGAACCGTTCGGTCAGGCGCTCGACCTGCACGCCGACACCCCGGACGTGTTCGAGACCGCCCGCACAGAGCTGGCCTTCGGCGAACGGTTGCGCCGCGATGCGCGCCGCGTCGAGGCCCGCCGCCACCTGCGCGAGGCGTTGCGCACCTTCTCCGGACTCGGTGCCGAGCCGTGGGCCGACCGGGCCGCCACCGAACTCGACCTCACCGGGGAACGGGTGGAACACCGCCCGCTCGGCGGTGTCGCCGCACTCACGCCACAGGAATTGCAGGTGGGTTTGCTTCTCGCCGACGGGCGCACCACCCGGGAGGCCGCGGCGGCGCTGTTCCTCAGCCCGAAGACCGTCGAATACCACCTGCGCAAGGTCTATCGGAAACTGGGCATCCGCTCCCGCGCCGAGTTGTCGGAGGCGGTCACGTCCGCATGCTGA
- the cobA gene encoding uroporphyrinogen-III C-methyltransferase, with the protein MSAPESTPDADPRTAGVGHYLVGLDLEGRKVVVVGGGSVAQRRLPNLVAAGADVHVIAVDPTPAVESFPGLSVARRRYAAGDLEGAWYVMACTDDPEVNAAVVAEAESRHTFCVRADDARYGTAVTPASGRYRDVQFGVLAGGDHKLSASLRAAISRALADGSLAVDDAAPHAAGVALVGGGPGDPDLITVRGQRLLAEADVVVADRLAPPALLAELGPQVEIIDAAKVPYGRAMKQEAINDVLVEKAKEGKFVVRLKGGDPYVYGRGFEELQACVAAGVPVTVVPGISSSIAAPAAAGIPVTHRGVTHEVVIASGHVPPGHPDSLIDWSAMGRLRGTLVLMMAVERVEVFADALLEGGRPADTPVAMIENGSLPTQRLLRTDLAHAGAVADAEGLRPPAIVVIGDVAAFTEGS; encoded by the coding sequence ATGTCCGCGCCTGAGTCCACGCCCGATGCCGACCCCCGTACCGCCGGGGTGGGGCACTATCTGGTCGGCCTCGATCTCGAGGGCCGCAAGGTCGTCGTGGTGGGCGGCGGGTCCGTGGCGCAGCGACGCCTGCCCAACCTCGTCGCGGCCGGTGCCGACGTGCACGTCATCGCGGTCGACCCGACACCCGCGGTCGAGTCCTTCCCGGGCCTCAGCGTCGCCCGGCGCCGTTACGCCGCAGGCGATCTCGAGGGCGCCTGGTACGTGATGGCCTGCACCGACGACCCCGAGGTGAACGCCGCCGTCGTCGCCGAGGCAGAAAGCCGCCACACGTTCTGCGTGCGTGCCGACGACGCCCGATACGGCACCGCGGTCACCCCCGCATCCGGGCGCTACCGCGATGTGCAGTTCGGCGTCCTCGCCGGCGGCGACCACAAGCTGTCGGCGTCCCTGCGCGCCGCGATCAGCCGCGCCCTCGCCGACGGCTCGCTGGCCGTTGACGACGCCGCCCCCCATGCCGCCGGTGTCGCACTCGTCGGCGGCGGTCCCGGCGATCCCGACCTCATCACCGTGCGCGGACAGCGGCTTCTCGCCGAGGCCGACGTCGTCGTCGCCGACCGTCTCGCCCCGCCCGCGCTGCTCGCCGAACTGGGCCCGCAGGTCGAAATCATCGACGCCGCGAAGGTGCCCTACGGCCGCGCGATGAAGCAGGAGGCGATCAACGACGTCCTCGTCGAGAAGGCGAAGGAGGGCAAGTTCGTCGTCCGGCTCAAGGGCGGTGACCCCTATGTCTACGGGCGCGGTTTCGAGGAGCTGCAGGCGTGCGTGGCCGCCGGGGTGCCGGTGACCGTCGTGCCCGGCATCAGCAGCTCGATCGCGGCCCCGGCCGCGGCGGGCATCCCGGTGACCCACCGCGGTGTGACACATGAGGTGGTCATCGCCTCCGGGCATGTGCCGCCGGGCCACCCCGACTCGCTGATCGACTGGTCGGCGATGGGCAGGTTGCGCGGCACGCTGGTGCTGATGATGGCAGTCGAACGCGTCGAGGTCTTCGCCGACGCGCTACTCGAAGGCGGTCGTCCCGCCGACACCCCGGTCGCCATGATCGAGAACGGGTCGCTGCCCACCCAGCGACTGCTGCGGACCGACCTCGCGCACGCCGGCGCGGTTGCCGACGCCGAGGGACTGCGGCCGCCGGCCATCGTCGTCATCGGCGACGTGGCGGCCTTCACCGAAGGGTCCTGA
- a CDS encoding response regulator — MSPDPAQPASTPVRAYLVDDHELVRRGLRDLLGTAGDIEVVGEAASAGEALVGILASKPDVAVLDVRLPDGNGVELCRDVRAAEPTVKCLMLTSYADDDALLAAVLAGASGFVLKQILGHNLVAAVRTVGRGGSLLDDRSTAALLAKLRDGKQTADPLAELTHQEREVFALIGEGLTNRQIAERMFLAEKTIKNYVSRILGKLDMQRRTQVAVMAAKLHEGRNQ; from the coding sequence ATGTCCCCCGATCCGGCCCAGCCCGCGAGCACTCCGGTCCGCGCCTATCTCGTCGATGACCACGAACTCGTCCGGCGCGGTCTACGCGACCTGCTGGGCACAGCCGGCGACATCGAGGTCGTCGGCGAGGCGGCGTCGGCGGGTGAGGCGCTCGTCGGAATCCTGGCGTCCAAGCCCGATGTCGCGGTGCTCGACGTGCGGCTCCCCGACGGCAACGGCGTGGAGTTGTGCCGCGACGTGCGGGCCGCCGAACCGACCGTCAAATGTCTGATGCTCACCAGTTACGCCGACGACGACGCCCTGCTAGCCGCGGTCCTCGCCGGGGCGTCGGGCTTCGTGCTCAAGCAGATCCTCGGGCACAACCTGGTCGCCGCCGTCCGCACCGTGGGACGCGGCGGCTCACTGCTCGACGACCGTTCCACCGCCGCCCTGCTCGCCAAGCTGCGCGACGGCAAGCAGACCGCGGATCCGCTCGCCGAGCTGACACATCAGGAGCGCGAGGTGTTCGCGCTCATCGGCGAGGGCTTGACCAATCGCCAGATCGCCGAGCGGATGTTCTTGGCGGAGAAGACGATCAAGAACTATGTGTCGCGCATCCTCGGCAAGCTCGACATGCAGCGCCGCACCCAGGTCGCGGTGATGGCCGCCAAGCTGCACGAGGGCAGGAACCAGTAG
- a CDS encoding cobyrinate a,c-diamide synthase, producing MTATPAIVIAAPSSGSGKTTVTTGLIGALRAAGHRVAPFKVGPDYIDPGYHAVAARRPGRNLDPNLVGADAIGPLFAHGAAGADIAVVEGVMGLFDGRIREQDDGDAAALGVGSTAHVASIIGAPVVLVVDAAGHSQSMAAVLHGFLSYDSSVRIAGVILNRVGSARHEMVLRQACGRVGLPVFGVVRRDASLTVPSRHLGLIPAAERSADAVAAVEAMTSHLAGVLDLAAIVAAARQRTTPDAVPWSAADAVAPYVDSSGSGSGRPVIAVAGGAAFTFGYAEHTEMLEAAGARVVSFDPLADPLPPGAAGVVIGGGFPEEHAEALAANDALRTGLRGHAAAGRPIHAECAGLLYLCAHLDGHRMSGVLDSDGHFGPRLTLGYRDAVAVGDSVLFRAGERVTGHEFHRSGVSQGHAPPAWAWRDASGKPSTHGVTTPAVHASYLHLHPVAIPQALCRFVSRSAEAGARAAMPMASAATADPTETL from the coding sequence GTGACTGCCACCCCGGCGATCGTGATCGCCGCACCGTCGTCGGGCAGCGGAAAGACGACGGTGACGACCGGTCTCATCGGGGCGCTGCGCGCCGCCGGGCATCGGGTGGCGCCCTTCAAGGTGGGCCCGGATTACATCGATCCTGGCTATCACGCCGTCGCGGCGCGCCGTCCGGGCCGCAACCTCGATCCGAACCTGGTGGGAGCCGACGCGATCGGTCCGCTCTTCGCGCACGGTGCGGCCGGGGCCGACATCGCCGTCGTCGAAGGTGTGATGGGTCTGTTCGACGGACGGATTCGCGAGCAGGACGACGGCGACGCGGCGGCACTGGGTGTCGGTTCGACGGCCCACGTGGCGTCGATCATCGGCGCGCCGGTGGTGCTCGTCGTCGACGCCGCGGGCCACAGCCAGTCGATGGCCGCGGTGTTGCACGGCTTCCTGTCCTACGACTCGTCGGTCCGCATCGCCGGGGTGATCCTCAACCGCGTCGGGTCGGCCCGGCACGAGATGGTGCTGCGGCAGGCGTGCGGACGCGTGGGGCTGCCGGTCTTCGGTGTCGTGCGGCGAGACGCGTCGCTGACCGTCCCGTCCCGTCACCTCGGGCTGATCCCGGCCGCCGAACGCAGCGCCGACGCGGTGGCCGCGGTGGAGGCGATGACCAGCCATCTCGCGGGTGTGCTGGATCTGGCGGCCATCGTGGCCGCCGCCCGGCAACGGACCACGCCCGACGCCGTCCCGTGGTCGGCCGCCGACGCCGTCGCCCCGTATGTCGATTCAAGCGGGTCGGGCTCGGGGCGGCCGGTCATCGCGGTGGCCGGCGGTGCGGCCTTCACGTTCGGTTACGCCGAACACACCGAGATGTTGGAGGCCGCCGGTGCGCGGGTCGTGTCCTTCGACCCGCTCGCCGACCCGCTCCCGCCGGGTGCCGCGGGCGTGGTCATCGGCGGCGGTTTCCCCGAGGAGCACGCCGAGGCGCTCGCCGCCAACGACGCCCTGCGGACCGGCCTGCGTGGGCATGCGGCCGCCGGTCGGCCGATCCACGCCGAATGCGCCGGCCTGTTGTACCTGTGTGCCCATCTCGACGGTCACCGGATGAGCGGGGTGCTCGACTCCGACGGTCACTTCGGGCCCCGGCTGACCCTGGGCTACCGGGATGCGGTGGCCGTCGGCGACTCCGTGCTGTTCCGGGCCGGTGAACGGGTGACCGGCCACGAGTTCCACCGCAGCGGGGTGAGTCAGGGGCACGCGCCGCCGGCTTGGGCCTGGCGAGACGCATCAGGGAAGCCCTCGACGCATGGTGTGACGACGCCCGCCGTGCATGCGTCCTACCTGCACCTGCACCCGGTGGCGATACCGCAAGCACTGTGCCGCTTCGTGTCCCGGTCCGCCGAGGCCGGCGCCCGGGCCGCGATGCCCATGGCCTCGGCAGCCACCGCCGACCCGACGGAGACGTTATGA
- a CDS encoding acyl-ACP desaturase: MTTLIGPPELRNAELGHGAMTGADLLRELLPVCETEVERHMKMTRDWHPHDYVPWDDGRNFAALGGDDWDPSQSQLSDVAKAAMITNLLTEDNLPSYHRVIADNFGLDDAWGWWVGRWTAEENRHSVVMRDYLVVTRGVDPVELEELRMQHMTSGFNPLPEDDGQRDHSFDMLFAVAYVSFQELATRVSHRNTGKACGDPIADKMLQRVAADENLHMLFYRNIVAGALDLVPDQAMAAIYAIVSNFQMPGATMPNFRRNAVLIAKGGIYDLPQHMSDVVMPVLRKWRIFEREDFGPLGEHYRELLADFLGQMDIKVRKFEESRERALQRQKAKGLA, translated from the coding sequence GTGACCACCCTCATCGGACCACCCGAACTGCGGAACGCCGAACTGGGCCACGGCGCGATGACCGGCGCGGACCTGCTGCGCGAACTGCTGCCGGTCTGCGAGACCGAGGTCGAGCGGCACATGAAGATGACCCGGGACTGGCACCCGCACGACTACGTGCCGTGGGACGACGGACGCAACTTCGCCGCACTCGGCGGCGACGACTGGGACCCGTCGCAGTCGCAGCTGTCCGACGTCGCCAAGGCCGCCATGATCACCAACCTGCTCACCGAGGACAACCTGCCGTCGTACCACCGGGTGATCGCCGACAACTTCGGCCTCGACGACGCGTGGGGCTGGTGGGTGGGCCGCTGGACCGCCGAGGAGAACCGCCACTCGGTGGTCATGCGCGACTACCTCGTGGTGACCCGCGGCGTCGACCCGGTGGAACTCGAGGAACTGCGCATGCAGCACATGACCTCGGGATTCAATCCGCTTCCCGAGGACGACGGTCAGCGTGACCACAGCTTCGACATGCTCTTCGCGGTCGCCTACGTCAGCTTCCAGGAACTCGCCACCCGTGTCTCGCACCGCAACACAGGCAAGGCATGCGGCGACCCGATCGCCGACAAGATGCTGCAGCGCGTCGCCGCCGACGAGAACCTGCACATGCTCTTCTACCGCAACATCGTCGCCGGGGCGCTCGACCTCGTGCCCGACCAGGCGATGGCCGCGATCTATGCGATCGTCTCCAACTTCCAGATGCCCGGGGCGACCATGCCGAACTTCCGGCGCAACGCGGTACTCATCGCCAAGGGCGGCATCTACGATCTGCCGCAACACATGTCGGACGTGGTGATGCCGGTGCTGCGCAAGTGGCGGATCTTCGAGCGGGAGGACTTCGGCCCGCTGGGGGAGCACTACCGCGAACTCCTCGCCGACTTCCTCGGTCAGATGGACATCAAGGTGCGCAAGTTCGAGGAGTCGCGCGAGCGAGCCCTGCAACGGCAGAAGGCGAAGGGACTGGCATGA
- a CDS encoding GAF domain-containing sensor histidine kinase, which produces MPTRRLRETLDALATHGADDPALLRELLEAVLVVGQGVELDRALQRIVEVAAGLVDAQYGALGVRGPDGGLSEFVHIGITDTQRATMGHLPVGRGVLGLLIDDPRLHRIHDLGAHPTSVGFPPNHPPMHTFLGAPILVRGEVFGSIYLTEKRSAEDFSEVDETVVAVLAVAAGIAIDNAGLFERARTRHRWMQVLARRGSEPLAGIALSDTMSRMCADVADLVGAVDVYLITELDGEVELRGHTGDRVDIDSFTPPEVTALTVQRSGQIAPSLIRRGARWTSVQPLLRASGAFGWMLITHRNRPHWDVEEIAGLAGVAEVASLAVVYAEQQQIARDLEVLEDRHRIARDLHDHVIQRLFAVGMSVQTLLAGSTDPVAATARLEQIMTDLDRTIAQIRTSIFDLQTASGEEDGSTLRRRVLDIVSELSGHASVSPSVVFDGPVDTVVPDTLGPHIDAVLREGLSNALRHARAESIAVSVSADDVLTVEIADDGIGIGTDVTYRGLENLTRRAEECDGTFSVDTRPRKNREGRARGDGGTTLTWSVPLIG; this is translated from the coding sequence ATGCCCACCCGGAGACTGCGTGAAACCCTCGACGCGCTCGCCACGCACGGCGCCGACGACCCGGCACTGCTGCGCGAACTCCTCGAAGCCGTGCTCGTCGTCGGGCAGGGCGTCGAGCTCGACCGCGCCCTTCAGCGCATCGTCGAGGTCGCGGCGGGTCTGGTGGATGCGCAGTACGGTGCGCTCGGCGTGCGCGGCCCCGACGGCGGGCTCAGCGAGTTCGTCCACATCGGCATCACCGACACGCAGCGGGCCACGATGGGGCATCTCCCGGTGGGCCGCGGCGTGCTGGGCCTGCTCATCGACGACCCGCGACTGCACCGCATCCACGACCTGGGAGCACACCCCACCTCGGTCGGCTTCCCGCCGAATCATCCACCGATGCACACCTTCCTCGGCGCACCGATCCTCGTTCGCGGCGAGGTGTTCGGCAGCATCTACCTGACCGAGAAGCGCTCGGCCGAGGACTTCTCGGAGGTCGACGAGACCGTCGTCGCCGTGCTCGCGGTCGCCGCCGGGATCGCGATCGACAACGCGGGCCTGTTCGAGCGGGCACGCACCCGGCATCGCTGGATGCAGGTGCTCGCACGTCGTGGATCGGAGCCTCTCGCCGGGATCGCGTTGTCCGACACCATGTCCCGCATGTGCGCCGACGTCGCCGATCTGGTCGGTGCGGTAGATGTATATCTGATCACCGAGCTCGACGGCGAGGTGGAGTTGCGCGGCCACACCGGTGACCGCGTCGACATCGACAGTTTCACGCCACCCGAGGTGACCGCCCTGACGGTGCAGCGCTCCGGACAGATCGCCCCGTCGCTGATCCGTCGTGGTGCGCGGTGGACCTCGGTGCAGCCGCTGCTGCGCGCGTCCGGGGCGTTCGGCTGGATGCTGATCACCCACCGCAACCGGCCGCACTGGGACGTGGAGGAGATCGCCGGGCTCGCCGGCGTCGCCGAGGTCGCCTCGCTGGCGGTCGTGTACGCCGAGCAGCAGCAGATCGCGCGGGACCTCGAAGTTCTCGAGGACCGGCACCGCATCGCCCGCGACCTCCACGATCATGTGATCCAGCGGCTGTTCGCGGTGGGGATGTCGGTGCAGACACTGCTCGCCGGATCGACCGATCCCGTCGCCGCGACCGCGCGACTCGAGCAGATCATGACCGACCTCGACCGCACGATCGCGCAGATCCGCACCTCGATCTTCGACCTCCAGACGGCCTCGGGAGAGGAAGACGGTTCGACCCTGCGCAGGCGCGTGCTCGACATCGTCTCCGAGCTCTCCGGACATGCGTCGGTCTCCCCGAGCGTGGTGTTCGACGGGCCGGTCGACACCGTGGTTCCGGACACGCTCGGACCGCACATCGACGCGGTGCTGCGTGAAGGACTGAGCAACGCCCTGCGGCACGCGCGCGCCGAGAGCATCGCCGTCTCGGTGAGCGCCGACGACGTGCTGACCGTCGAGATCGCCGACGACGGCATCGGCATCGGCACCGATGTGACCTACCGCGGGCTGGAGAACCTCACGCGGCGCGCAGAGGAGTGCGACGGCACCTTCAGCGTCGACACCCGCCCCCGGAAGAACCGCGAGGGCCGTGCCCGCGGCGACGGCGGCACCACCCTGACCTGGTCGGTGCCTCTCATCGGATGA
- a CDS encoding MFS transporter: MSRSGTVNTGTVNPGEGGTAQFRPVFGLPILVLSGMQLLMVLDGTVAALALPRIRDALTLSESSANWVISSYVLAFGGLMLLGGRLGDTFGRKRMFIVGVVAFTLTSLLCGLAWNEASLLAGRALQGASAAIAAPTAMALVATTFAPGKPRSQAFAIYAAMTGVGSVAGLILGGVLTEVSWRLVFLINVPLGLAVVAGAVVALRESQGQRLPLDVPGAVLGTLGCTLLVLAVNEGPNGWGSPVVVGAFVLGAAALVAFVVVERRARNPILPFSLFDNTSRVAALLAILFASMIMMCMAVFISLYLQGILQYSPIQSGLAVVPFAFGLGIAAAIASKLALMVQPRWLVLVGGAVILVGCLYASSIATGSPSYFPSIFIPVIVIGFGVGLAVIPLTLSVVAGVGTNEIGPLTALAQVAQNLGGAIGLVVVGAMVTSRALSQGGTTAPVEEMNATQLAAQADGYGLAFAACAGIAVLAAIVVLFMRFTPEQVAEGQAAQEAADAGVGPNPSDPQQSG, encoded by the coding sequence ATGTCGAGATCGGGAACCGTGAACACTGGAACCGTGAACCCTGGAGAAGGTGGCACAGCGCAGTTCCGTCCGGTGTTCGGTCTGCCGATCCTGGTGCTGTCCGGTATGCAGCTGCTCATGGTGCTCGACGGCACCGTGGCCGCGCTGGCGCTCCCGCGTATCCGTGACGCGCTGACGCTGTCGGAGTCGAGCGCCAACTGGGTGATCAGCAGTTACGTCCTGGCCTTCGGCGGGCTCATGCTGCTCGGCGGTCGTCTCGGTGACACCTTCGGTCGCAAACGCATGTTCATCGTCGGCGTGGTGGCCTTCACCCTTACCTCGCTGCTGTGCGGGCTGGCGTGGAACGAGGCGAGTCTGCTCGCCGGTCGTGCCCTGCAGGGTGCATCGGCGGCGATCGCGGCGCCCACCGCGATGGCCCTGGTCGCGACGACCTTCGCGCCGGGCAAGCCCCGGAGCCAGGCGTTCGCGATCTACGCGGCGATGACCGGTGTCGGATCGGTCGCGGGACTGATCCTCGGCGGTGTGCTCACCGAGGTGTCGTGGCGCCTGGTGTTCCTGATCAACGTGCCGCTCGGTCTGGCCGTCGTCGCGGGCGCGGTGGTCGCGCTGCGCGAATCCCAGGGGCAGCGGTTGCCACTCGACGTGCCCGGCGCGGTCCTCGGCACGCTGGGCTGCACGCTGCTGGTACTCGCCGTCAACGAGGGCCCCAACGGGTGGGGTTCCCCGGTTGTCGTGGGCGCCTTCGTCCTCGGTGCGGCCGCACTCGTCGCCTTCGTCGTGGTCGAGCGCCGGGCCCGCAACCCGATCCTGCCGTTCTCGCTCTTCGACAACACCTCGCGCGTCGCCGCGCTGCTCGCGATCCTGTTCGCCAGCATGATCATGATGTGCATGGCCGTGTTCATCTCGCTGTACCTGCAGGGCATCCTGCAGTACTCGCCGATCCAGAGCGGTCTTGCCGTGGTGCCGTTCGCCTTCGGCCTCGGCATCGCCGCGGCCATCGCCTCGAAGCTGGCCCTGATGGTCCAGCCGCGCTGGCTGGTGCTCGTCGGCGGCGCGGTGATCCTCGTCGGCTGTCTCTACGCATCGTCGATCGCCACCGGCTCGCCGAGCTACTTCCCGAGCATCTTCATCCCGGTGATCGTGATCGGCTTCGGCGTCGGCCTGGCCGTGATCCCGCTGACGCTGTCGGTGGTGGCAGGGGTCGGTACCAACGAGATCGGGCCGCTGACAGCACTGGCCCAGGTCGCGCAGAACCTCGGCGGTGCGATCGGCCTTGTCGTCGTCGGCGCGATGGTGACCTCGCGCGCGCTGTCGCAGGGGGGCACCACCGCGCCCGTCGAGGAGATGAACGCGACGCAGCTCGCCGCACAGGCCGACGGTTACGGACTCGCCTTCGCCGCGTGTGCGGGGATCGCCGTCCTCGCGGCGATCGTCGTGCTGTTCATGCGCTTCACGCCCGAGCAGGTCGCCGAGGGGCAGGCGGCCCAGGAGGCCGCCGACGCCGGCGTCGGTCCCAACCCGTCTGATCCCCAGCAGTCCGGCTAG